Genomic DNA from Larus michahellis chromosome 3, bLarMic1.1, whole genome shotgun sequence:
AAGCGATATCTGCTTCCTGTCCTGCCTATCATGAATTTTGTTATGGGTGGGCAAGTGAACTGTCTCACCCCAGGACTGGCCACATAATTACATGGTCATTACTAACCACATTACTGAGGAGTAAATACGCAGTTATTTTTATCTGTAAAATCAGCTCTTTCAACCCTAAGACTAATTCCGCATTATTATGCAGCAGTATGTAATTACTATAAGACAGCGTCTACCCTCAAAGAAGCAGGCACTATTCCAAATGAAATCTTTCAGGGTTTTAAGTAAGCCATGCATGTGACGGCAGGATTTATCCTCTACTAGCTACCcaataaaaattataaaactgTAACTAGAAAATAGGTAGTCACAAGACCCTATTACCAGGTATAAGCACTAACAATTCCTATcctattcaggattttttttttttaaagaaaagcattatgTGGAGAAATACGTCGTTGTAACGCTTAACCTTCCCATCACAGAGTGCTGATTGCTTTAGGTGTGACTCCTGAGAGGAAGCACTGCAGGCGCTATGTCTATCTGGAGGTAGAAATTAGGTAAAACATAAGAGGAAAGGTAGCTATACATATACAGCTGCTGATGTTCCTTGtaactctttttatttcttgtaggTACTGTTGCGTGATTTACCATGGAAAAATTGCTCTGCAGCATCCTGGTGTTTGGAATGGCTGTCATGGTCAACGCTTGTCCCAAATACTGTGTCTGTCAAAACCTGTCTGAGTCTCTGGGGACTTTGTGTCCCTCCAAGGGTCTCCTATTTGTACCACTAGACATAGATCGAAGGACTGTTGAACTCCGACTTGGGGGCAACTTTATTATTAACATCACACGACAGGATTTTGCCAATATGTCTGGACTTGTTGACCTTACTTTGTCCAGAAACACCATCAGTTACATACAGCCCTACTCTTTCACTGACTTGGAGAGCCTTCGGTCTTTACATCTGGACAGCAACAGGCTGCCTGACATTGGAGAGGATATTTTGAGAGGCTTAATTAACCTTCAGCATTTGATTTTAAACAACAACCAGCTAAGCAGCATCTCTGATGAAGCCTTTGAGGATTTTTTGCTGACATTGGAAGACTTAGACCTCTCCTACAATAACCTCCGAAGCATCCCCTGGGAATCTATAAGGAAGATGATAAACTTGCACCAGCTCAGTTTGGATCATAACCTGATAGATTATATTACAGAGGGGACGTTTGCAGATCTTCAGAAATTGGCCAGATTGGATCTAACATCCAACAGACTTCAGAAGCTCCCCCCTGACCCTATATTTGCCAGATCTCAAGTAATTCCATTAGCCGTTACCCCATTTTCTCCACCTTTGTCTCTCAGCTTTGGGGGCAACCCACTACATTGCAACTGCGAGCTACTGTGGCTAAGGCGACTTGACAGAGATGACGATATGGAAACTTGTGCTTCTCCTCCAGGTCTAAAGGGAAGGTACTTCTGGTATGTACGGGAGGAAGAATTTGTTTGTGAGCCTCCTCTTATTACACAACATACccacaagttgctggttttaGAAGGGCAAACCGCTACACTGAAATGTAAAGCCATTGGGGATCCCATTCCCATTATTCATTGGGTGGCCCCCGATGACCGTCTCATCGGGAACTCTTCAAGGACAGCTGTCTATGACAATGGCACCTTAGATATCCTCATCACCACCTCCAAGGATTATGGGACTTTCACATGCATCGCAGCCAATGCTGCTGGAGAGTCCACCGCAACGATCGAGCTCTCAATTGTTCAGCTCCCCCATCTCAGCAATGGCACAGGCCGAGCAGCCCCACCGAAATCCAGGCTCTCGGACATCACCAGCTCCAGCAAGTCTAATCGCGGAGAAACAAAAGGCCCACCAGAAAGGGCTGTCCTGGTATCAGATGTGACCACTACCTCAGCTTTGGTCAAGTGGACGGTGAGCAAGTCAGCCCCTCGGGTGAAAATGTATCAACTGCAGTATAATTGCTCGGATGATGAAGTCCTGATCTACAGGTAAATGCGCGTGCTGTTTTGTCTTCTGATGGTGGTAGGGGGAGGAAAGCAGGATATGAATTCTTGTACTCTTAGGTCACGGATTTGACTTTGAACCGAGGTAGTGCTGCCACTGCCACCTGTAGCATTAGCATTGTGTTTGTCAGTTTATCTGTTGGTCTGTTCACCACTTTTCTAAGTCATGCATTACAAATCTCTATAGTATTCCTTCTCTAACAAGAGGTGCTTTCAGTAAAATTtccaatttaggaaaaaaatagtactGCAGTTGGTATCCTCCTTACTAGGcttaacaaagaaagaaaaacttgacAGACTAGAAGTCAGAAGTTTTGCTTTCCACCTCCTGTAGGTGGGATTGAAACATACTACTGAGAGAGGAAGCGACGTGGGAGGAAGTTTGTGCTGTCTACCCGTAACGCAGGCTCTAATTATTCTGCGATTCAAGATTCAGGGTTGTTAGCAAGAGATTTTTCACCTATATGAAAAAGCTCATTTCTTACTTCACTAATATCTGTTTTACACAACTGTAATGGCTGACAACTTTGGAGTATTTAATGTTTTACAGCATACTAAATGCAAGAAGAGATAGAGATAATTTCAAAAGCAAGCCCTGAATGTTCATTATGCTCCTCCAGTTCTACAACACCTCTGACTTTTAATGATGTAAAGCAAGAGTCGTTCTTGCAGTGAACCtaactgtgaaaaagaaagcagcaataaatGTTAGGGATTAAAAATGGGTAGGAAACTGCTTAAGAGTACAGGAAAACAGTGTTACTGCTTCTTGCTTCTGTCTTGGAAGAATGATTGACGTAGTATGTTCATGCTAATGGTGAATCCCTAGAAACCaccctttcctgcctttttattGCAGAGGCAGCAGTATCAGATGCATTGAGCTGAACTCTGTCTTTGGATGTATGTGAGCTACCAGCAGAAGTCAGAATCTAAGGGCACAGTAGAACAAAACACATAAAATCCTACAGCTTTACAAGCATCCTGAAGCCAGTGGAGAAAAACTGGGTCTGGCAGAGGAATGATGGGATTTGGGTTTTGACTCCAATTTGAGAACTAACTCTGGCGGAAACATAGTCAAAGACATTGATTTTCTCAGTAGGCTTGAGGTTATTATCTGCTGGCCTGCAGACTACTCTGTCCTGCAGTGAGAGCTGAAGCACCAGTCAAGCCATGGTATTCAGCCTCTAGACCAGACCTTGCTATTTTCTTCTTTACCATTGtgtaattttctttaacacaagaCACTCGAAATAAGAGGTAGTAAATGCTCGTGTGACGTTTTTCACTCACCCTTCTCCTACAATGAAATCtaattttaaagttgttttcagAACTCTATTTGACGTGGACAAAATTTTGTGTCAGAACTACTTTTATCTCAAACAGTTGTagagcagaaataataaaattatttatttagctaTTCCAAACTTAGTCACTCTTTGCCAAAAGTAGGAATACTGACCAGCAAGtccaaagaatatttttttttaaattatatgtattcaaatactgaaaaaaacctgaggaAATTCAGTTCTGTTCACCTGCATTCCTCAATTATAAAAAGATGTTGAAATAATCAAATCAGTTAGCAGGTACAAGTTATTTGTCTTGCTCTGCCTAACGTACTGTGGAACTGGTGTGTTAGCTTTGGGACTTGCAACTATGTGGAGTTAAGTAGAATGAAAGGATAAGACAAAACCATGATAGAATAATAGGaatagaatgaaagaaaatatgcTGGTGTCAGTTTTTCCTGAGGCAAAGCTTTTGGCAAAAACTCAACAGTGTTTAAGATCTTGAGCCCAGTGGAAGTCTGAAAAAATCCTCTGTATAGCCATATTGACACTGTATAGAGAATTTCGCCCAGTGAACAGGAAAATCTTTGCAACCAGAAAGAGACATTAGTGGAGGTCGTTAGGTGCTGGAAGTGATCGGATGTATTGATTTGCTGAGGAGGAGGATAGTTGGGGTAAATAAAACGAAACAATGCAGAAGTGAAGACATGCAATCTGGTAGCTGGAGGGGTGAGAATCAGGTGCCGTGGGGAAAGATGAGAGAAAGATGCTGTCTTGCCAGCCTGGTCCAGAGGAACAAGTGGCTGTCGAGGTGTCAGGAACCCTAAATTCTTATCCTGTCCCCATGCTGCCTCTCAGTGAGGTTTTGGCCCTTTGTTGCTTTACTTGCTTGTGGCTCAGTTTTCCAGAAGCACAGTGAGGACAGTGCTATTTCTATAAATCTCCCATCGGGCCTTTTTGAGTATTCATTGATGATGCATAGCTCTTTTCATTCACAGCTCTCAAAAGCACTTCAAcgaagaaaacaaattttatttctctACATTTTGCACCGGGGAAAAATGAAGCGCAGAAAGATGAAGTGAATTGTCCATCGTCTGAGAGTTAATCAGTGGCACTCATAATATCAAAACCAGCTCTCATGACTTTCAGCCAGGGAACCACTCAGTCCCTTAGAGTTAATTAACTAAAGCTGTTTTGCTTTAATTGGTCAGATGCATGTCACTGCAATGAGTGTGTAGAAAAACCTAAGGGAAAAGGATTTCTACAGCGCTCTGCTCTATAAAATGCTGTGTATGTGCTAAATGGGATGTGATACTGCTTAGCTGCTAAAATGATGGGCACTTAATATACGTTAAGATATGTCAGTATGCCAGGTCTGAGGCACACTGTCTGCACTCAGCTTGAAGGAATCCTGCCTCACTACCAAGAAATGTATGCACAAAAGACAAAGGTTTGCTGCATTCTCTGCTAAGAATTTTTCATAAACGTTGAACTCATAGTGAAAGTGTGAAAGCAGTTCTTCCCCCCCGCATTGATTTTAACGTCTCTCCTCATCATTACCCAGGACACCAGTCCCATTCCCACTTCCATCCCAGCTGTGGCCTTCCACTTGCAGGAGCTGCAGATGGTACAAAAGGGGCTGCGATGGCCCCAAGCAAATTCAAATGTGTGGGAGATAGTGACAAGTGTTGTTTGTTGGGCCTCCTGATTTTCACTGAACTGAAATGGTATCAGAATCTGAAGTTTGGCTCCGGATACACCAGTGCCATCATAACGAGGATTAGCAGGAGGAGCActgtttcccttccccctctgACCTTCCTTTGTATTTGTCGTCTCAGGGCCATTGCTGAAGCTAGCAGCATGTTTTTATCTCTTTCAGTGGATTCAGAATGCATGCTTCTGACACTGATGTAATGAGCATGGTCCTGATCAGCACTCTGTTCCACACGGCTTCTCAGACTgagaaggagaagctgaaggaaaggGAGCAATAGCTTGTGCAAGTGTCTCAAAGAGGCAGCTTGGTCAATGTCAACTTGCAAAGACAAAGTCTGCCCCTAAGATTGGTACCAAATCAATATCCTGAAGCTGCTCAGAGGTGACATGCTATATTATCTTTCCACTTCATTGGCAGAAGGGAACGTTCCCTCTTTAATGGAGCATGCACTTAACTCTTAGTGGTATCTCAGAGCTTCCTTTTTGTGCCTTGACCTGTTCTCAAATTGAAAAAGATCCTACAACAGGGGCCTGTGCTGGAGTTGTGTGTCACGCACAGGCAAACACCATTGCTCGACTGATCTATGTGTGCTCCCAatgagctctttctctctctctgatttGTCCTTGCACTGTTTTTAGTAATCCTGCTGCCAAGATAATGATATTGTTTCACCTGGAAGAGAACCAGGATTTCTCTCTTCCTAGGCAGAGTGAAAGCTTGTTTTGCTTGTGGTTTggcgtgtttgggtttttttgacacccttttcttgtttgtttttttttctcttgttttgtattttttcccttttctgatttATGCTGCTTTCTCATTCtaacttttctttcctcttcactctCTTTGACTGTCCTATTCATCTTTGTGCTGTTCAAACCCATGCTGCCCTGTGTGGAAATTGTTGATAATGTTATGAAACCACATCATGGCCAGCAGGTGCCACAGAGAGAAGATGATAGATTGCTATATAAGTCTTCTGTTCATACACACAGGTTTATAAAAGTGGAAATTTCTCTGAGAATTGCAAGCAATTTTTTTAGCTACTGTTACATGATAAGGTCCCTTGGGTGACACAATTAGCCATGGTTGATGCTGCTCCAATCCAGCAAACTGGATAACCATGGcactgatgggatgca
This window encodes:
- the LRFN2 gene encoding leucine-rich repeat and fibronectin type-III domain-containing protein 2 isoform X1; protein product: MEKLLCSILVFGMAVMVNACPKYCVCQNLSESLGTLCPSKGLLFVPLDIDRRTVELRLGGNFIINITRQDFANMSGLVDLTLSRNTISYIQPYSFTDLESLRSLHLDSNRLPDIGEDILRGLINLQHLILNNNQLSSISDEAFEDFLLTLEDLDLSYNNLRSIPWESIRKMINLHQLSLDHNLIDYITEGTFADLQKLARLDLTSNRLQKLPPDPIFARSQVIPLAVTPFSPPLSLSFGGNPLHCNCELLWLRRLDRDDDMETCASPPGLKGRYFWYVREEEFVCEPPLITQHTHKLLVLEGQTATLKCKAIGDPIPIIHWVAPDDRLIGNSSRTAVYDNGTLDILITTSKDYGTFTCIAANAAGESTATIELSIVQLPHLSNGTGRAAPPKSRLSDITSSSKSNRGETKGPPERAVLVSDVTTTSALVKWTVSKSAPRVKMYQLQYNCSDDEVLIYRMIPATNKAFVVNNLVSGTGYDLCVLAMWDDTATTLTATNIVGCAQFFTKEDYPQCQSMHSQFLGGTMILIIGGIIVATLLVFIVILMVRYKVCNNSQGKMSNVSNVYSQTNGAQPVQNGVLPQVNPKVVVRNELMEFNCQSARSSISSSSSSANSRDCDDYSLQSEQGTLSSKWRPPSRSKHNIDRLMGAFASLELKCQKKEEMTDSRTSTVARHSDKEPLLGQPESKFRSLLMLPLEGKTKRSHSFDMGDFATSQCCTYPKKITNIWTKRSLSVNGMLLQYDDNDLTGAKGTFGSSEWVMESTV
- the LRFN2 gene encoding leucine-rich repeat and fibronectin type-III domain-containing protein 2 isoform X3; the encoded protein is MEKLLCSILVFGMAVMVNACPKYCVCQNLSESLGTLCPSKGLLFVPLDIDRRTVELRLGGNFIINITRQDFANMSGLVDLTLSRNTISYIQPYSFTDLESLRSLHLDSNRLPDIGEDILRGLINLQHLILNNNQLSSISDEAFEDFLLTLEDLDLSYNNLRSIPWESIRKMINLHQLSLDHNLIDYITEGTFADLQKLARLDLTSNRLQKLPPDPIFARSQVIPLAVTPFSPPLSLSFGGNPLHCNCELLWLRRLDRDDDMETCASPPGLKGRYFWYVREEEFVCEPPLITQHTHKLLVLEGQTATLKCKAIGDPIPIIHWVAPDDRLIGNSSRTAVYDNGTLDILITTSKDYGTFTCIAANAAGESTATIELSIVQLPHLSNGTGRAAPPKSRLSDITSSSKSNRGETKGPPERAVLVSDVTTTSALVKWTVSKSAPRVKMYQLQYNCSDDEVLIYRGSSIRCIELNSVFGCM
- the LRFN2 gene encoding leucine-rich repeat and fibronectin type-III domain-containing protein 2 isoform X2 is translated as MEKLLCSILVFGMAVMVNACPKYCVCQNLSESLGTLCPSKGLLFVPLDIDRRTVELRLGGNFIINITRQDFANMSGLVDLTLSRNTISYIQPYSFTDLESLRSLHLDSNRLPDIGEDILRGLINLQHLILNNNQLSSISDEAFEDFLLTLEDLDLSYNNLRSIPWESIRKMINLHQLSLDHNLIDYITEGTFADLQKLARLDLTSNRLQKLPPDPIFARSQVIPLAVTPFSPPLSLSFGGNPLHCNCELLWLRRLDRDDDMETCASPPGLKGRYFWYVREEEFVCEPPLITQHTHKLLVLEGQTATLKCKAIGDPIPIIHWVAPDDRLIGNSSRTAVYDNGTLDILITTSKDYGTFTCIAANAAGESTATIELSIVQLPHLSNGTGRAAPPKSRLSDITSSSKSNRGETKGPPERAVLVSDVTTTSALVKWTVSKSAPRVKMYQLQYNCSDDEVLIYSDSTTYQATRIAVYLQCCLLHVVFMTVQKGRAAQHLAKGRGMKMEDTP